One Mycolicibacterium pulveris genomic region harbors:
- a CDS encoding ABC transporter permease, whose amino-acid sequence MRAGDVGGHRVRAVAVAAPFTRGIASRLADIPVRSVGTIGRGVLLAGAILKFSIKDTVRLRLPVAELLVQAWVLLRVTATPALLMAIPIGALVSVQVGGLVNQLGATSMVGAASGFGVIRQGAPMAAGFLMGGVAAAAIASDLGARQIREELDALRAMGVDPVRRLVVPRFLALVLISPLLCFVIIASAVSASYLIAVGVNGVTVGSFWMSFGSFARVIDVWFALGKTLVFSAIVGIVSALRGIEARRGPRGVADAVSSAVVLNVVCIVIANVTITQLTSMFFPAEVS is encoded by the coding sequence ATGCGGGCCGGCGACGTTGGCGGTCATCGGGTTCGCGCCGTGGCGGTAGCAGCACCCTTCACGCGCGGCATCGCCTCTCGACTCGCCGACATACCGGTCCGCAGTGTCGGGACCATCGGGCGTGGGGTGCTGCTGGCCGGCGCGATCCTGAAGTTCTCGATCAAAGACACCGTCAGGCTTCGGTTGCCGGTCGCCGAACTGCTCGTCCAGGCCTGGGTCCTGCTTCGGGTGACGGCCACGCCGGCACTGTTGATGGCGATCCCGATCGGGGCGCTGGTGTCGGTGCAGGTCGGCGGGCTGGTCAATCAGCTCGGCGCGACGTCGATGGTCGGCGCGGCCAGCGGGTTCGGCGTAATCCGGCAGGGCGCACCGATGGCGGCCGGGTTCCTGATGGGCGGGGTGGCCGCCGCAGCCATTGCCTCGGACCTGGGGGCCCGGCAGATCCGCGAGGAACTCGACGCGCTGCGGGCCATGGGTGTGGATCCGGTGCGCCGCCTGGTCGTGCCGCGGTTCCTGGCGTTGGTGCTGATCTCGCCGCTGCTCTGCTTCGTGATCATCGCCTCCGCGGTGTCGGCGTCCTATCTGATCGCCGTCGGCGTGAACGGCGTCACCGTGGGCAGCTTCTGGATGTCGTTCGGCTCGTTCGCCCGGGTGATCGATGTCTGGTTCGCGTTGGGCAAGACGCTGGTGTTCAGCGCCATCGTCGGGATCGTGTCGGCGCTGCGCGGCATCGAGGCCAGGCGTGGACCGCGCGGCGTCGCCGACGCGGTGAGCTCCGCGGTGGTGCTCAACGTGGTGTGCATCGTCATCGCCAACGTCACGATCACCCAGCTGACGTCGATGTTCTTCCCCGCGGAGGTCTCGTAG